In Microbacterium sp. No. 7, the genomic window ACGAACGCCGCTGAGTTGCGTGCAGTAGAAGTTCCTATACACGACAGGACTACTGCCGAGATCACCGCTGAGCGCCGTAACGATCCCCGCCGCGATGACTCCGCCATTTCCGTCAGAGTAGTAGCAAGGGCCACCCGAATCGCCCGGCCGTAGGCCCACAGTATCGGGAATACCATCGAGATTCCCAAAATGGCGCATCATTACCATGTGCCCGGTTACAACAGAACCCACGACCTCACGCACCATCGAGGCCTGAACCTTATAGCGACAGACTTGGGCCGTTGTCGTCCCAGACGTGCATACGTCCTTGCCCGCAGACATCGAGCCCCAGAAAGCACCAGAGATACGCAACACTGAACTGCTCGACAAGGAGCCATTGTAGACGTACCCGCTGTAGGTCGCCCCTCCGAGCAGCATCCAATCGCCATACCTGTACGCATTGCCCGGGTAAGATGTCGTATATTTCCGCCCGACAACATACCCGTTGTTGGTGAAGGAATCTGATTGACAGTGCCCGGCGGTAAGAAGGTATCTCGAGCCAGCATAGACGAGTGGGACACCTGCAGAACACGCTCGTCCGGATCCATAGTTCAATCTCGAGCCCATCCGAAATGGCGGCAGATCTGCAGCCCGAGTCGCGGCAGGCTCAACCCACGCCTCAGCGATTCGCACAGTCACAGGAATATCAGCCGACCGCCCACGATCTCTCGACCAGGACTCGACCATCTGAGAGATCTGAGACTCGCGTTCTTCCAGCGCCCTCTCCTCTTGCGGGCTGAGCTCAACCGAGAGGCCTCCTGAATAGATGTCAGGTGCGATAGAAGTCAGAGCCTGAACTCCCAGCTCGTCAAACAGATAGGTCGCCAAGTCCTGAATCTCAGACATCGAGGCCGCAACACCCGTCACATACACGTCCAGATCTGGATAACTCGCAGATACCCGCTCAATCTCTTTGTCGAGCCGAGATCGCGCCGACGATTCGGAATGAGATGACACGAACAGCATTAAGCCATCATAATTGGAACAGAATGCAATACCGGTGGCAATCTCCGGGTAGCTGGCCAGCATCGCGTTCAACTCAGAATCCAGCCGCGACACGTCACCCTGCTCTGGCCCGAACCAGATTTGAGATCCATACTCGTCACGCTGTATGCATTTCGCCACGACGGCCACATCATTGGGCTCAGAATCGAAGGTGATTCCCGGACCGGAACTAAGAATTGCCCCCAGCACCATTGACGCGAAAAACTTCGTGTGCATTTATACCCCCCGATACTTGCACTCTGCATAACCCGCTCGTTTGCGCCATAACCATCAACACTCCGCAGGTCTGCATGGAATTTAGCACAACTATGCCACCCGTACAACAGACGCACGCATATACAATGTGCTGTCGAAGATCACACGGCCCGAGCCAAGATCAGACAAGATCAGAACAGAAGTTTTTCAAGCGAGTGCCGTGGCGCTCAGTCGCAGACGCCGTTGTCCTGCAGGGTCGGATCGGAGACGATGCGGCCGTCGATCACGGCATCCGCGACGATCTCCTTGCCCTTCACCTCGACGCGGTCGAGCGTGACGCCCGCCGGGAGGTACTGGGCGATGCAGACGTCCCAGTCGCGCACGACCGTGCGCGCGATCGCGCCGAACTGGTCGACCAGCGCCTGCGCCGGGATGTCGGCGCCGCCGACCCGCAGCGAGTCGGGGGTCAGCACGAGGTCTCCGCCCACGGCGCTCGGACGCAGGCTCACGCCCACCGGCACGGTCACGAGCACCTGCAGCTCGGTCTCGAACCGCACGACGGGCTCGTCGAGGGTCACGGTCGCCGCGGGCAGCCCCTCGACGGTCGCGAGCAGGTCGCGCACCTGCTGCTCGTTCAGCCGGAGGGTCGCGGATGCCGTGTCGGCCGCGCCCCCGCCGCGGATCGGGATGCCGGTGCCGTGCACGACGACGGCCCCGGTGAGCGGTCCGAGCGTCACCTCGTCGGAGCTGACGGTGAGCGCGTCGAGGCGCCCCATGATCAGCTGCGGCAGCACCTGCCCCTCGAGCTCGACGTCGAGCTGCTGGTCGGCGGGCAGGTCGAGGGCCTTGATGGTCTCGGTGCGCACGGTGTCCACGACCATGCCGCGCACGATGGGCTCCGCGATGAACCACCCCGCGACGAGCAGCAGCAGCACCAGGACGACCGCGACCCACGGCCAGAGCCGCCTGCGCCGCCGGCGGCGCCGCAGGGCCGCCGAGGACGACCTCGCCGACGGCACTGCCGCGGGCGGCAGCGGCTGCGTGGGGTGCGCGTCGCTCATGCCGTCATCCCCCCGTCCGCATCACCGGCGCAGGAGAAATCACGAGCACAGGAGGATTCCGCGGGAATCGTCCTGTGCCGGTGATATCTCCTGTGCTCATGAGGTGCCTGGGAGGCCGTCGCCGTCACATGCGCTCGGGCGCGCTGACGCCGAGCAGGTCGAGGCCGTTGCGGAGCACCTGACCCGTGGCGTCGTTGAGCCACAGGCGCGTGCGATGCAGGTCGGTGACCTCCTCGTCGCCGAGCGGGGTGACCCGGCAGTTGTCGTACCAGCGGTGGTACAGGCCCGCGAGCTCCTCGAGGTAGCGGGCGACGCGGTGCGGCTCGCGCACGTCGGCGGCGAAGGCCACGATGCGCGGGAACTCCTGCAGCGCGCCCAGCAGCGCCGACTCGGTCTCGTGCGTCAGCAGCTCGGGCGCGAACGCATCGCGCGTCACGCCGCTGTCGGCCGCGTTGCGGGCCACGTTGTGGGTGCGGGCGTGCGCGTACTGCACGTAGAACACGGGGTTGTCGTTCGTGCGCTTCGTGAGCACGTCGGGGTCGAGCGTGAGCGGCGAGTCGGCGGGGTAGCGCGCAAGCGAGTAGCGCAGGGCGTCGGTGCCGAGCCAGTCGCGCAGGTCGTCGAGCTCGATGATGTTGCCCGCGCGCTTGCTGAGACGGGCGCCGTTGACCGACACGAGCTGCCCGATGAGCACCTCGATGTCCTTCTCGGGGTCGTCGCCCGCCGCGCCGGCGAGCGCCTTGAGGCGGTGCACGTAGCCGTGGTGGTCGGCGCCGAGCAGGTAGATCTTGTGCGCGAACCCGCGGTCGCCCTTGTTCAGGTAGTACGCGGCATCCGCGGCGAAGTAGGTGTACTCGCCGTTGGAGCGGCGGATCACGCGGTCCTTGTCGTCGCCGAAGTCGGTCGTGCGCACCCACACGGCGCCTTCGGCGTCGAAGACGTGCCCCTGTGCGCGCAGCCGGTCGACCGCCTCGTCGACGAGGCTCGGGCCGCCGTCCTCGCCGCGGGCGTGCAGCGTGCGCTCGCTGAACCACACGTCGAAGTGCACGTTGAACTTCTCCAGCGAGGCCTGCAGGTCGCCGAGCTGGAGCTCGTACGCGAGGTCGCGCGCGACGGTCTCGGGATCGGGCAGCCCGAGCAGATCGGGCTGCAGTGCGAGCACGCGCCGGCCGAGGTCGTCGATGTAGGAGCCCGGGTAGCCGTCCTCGGGCGTGGGCTCGCCCTTGACGGATGCCAGCACCGAGCGCCCGAAGCGATCCATCTGCGCGCCCGCGTCGTTGATGTAGAACTCGCGCACGAGCGTCGCGCCGCTCGCGAGCAGCACGCGCGCGATCGCGTCGCCCAGCGCCGCCCAGCGCGTGTGGCCGATGTGCATGGGGCCCGTGGGGTTGGCGCTGACGAACTCGAGGTTGATCGTGGCGCCGCGCTGCGTGTCGTTGGTGCCGTACGCGGCGCCCTGCTCGACGATCGTCCTCGCGAGCGCGCCGGCGGCCGCGGCATCCAGGCGGATGTTGATGAAGCCGGGTCCCGCGACCTCGACGCTCGCGACGCCGTCGACGCCCTCGAGCGCCGTCGCGATCTCGGCCGCGAGCTCGCGCGGGTTCGCGCCGACGGCCTTCGCGAGCTTGAGCGCCGCGTTCGACGCCCAGTCGCCGTGATCGCGGTTCTTGGGCCGCTCGAGCGGCAGGTCGGCGGCCGTCAGGCCCTCCACCGCTCCGGGTCGTCGCGCCTCGGCGAGGGGGACGATGACGGTGAGCAGCGCGGCGGAGAGGGCATCGGGGTTCATAGCCCGTCAAGTCTACGGGCGCGGCGTCGGCGCACGTTCCGCGGCGCCGGCGCGGGTCACGACATGACGACGGGCTCCCGGTGGTCGTCGGGCGTCGCCGCGACGCCGCCGCCCGCGGCGAGGTGCGCGTCCACGCGCAGCGAGCGCAGCCACACCGATCCGCCGTAGCTGCTCACGAATGCGCAGTCCGCGGCGTCGCGGCCGGTGGCGATGCGCACGAGCGTCCGGCGGTCGGCGAGGCGCGTGGCGTCGAGGGCGTACCACTCCCCCTCGACGTAGGCCTCGGCGACGGCGTGGAAGTCCATCGGCACGAGGCCGGGCGCGTAGCACGAGGCGTAGCGCGCGGGCACGTCGCGCGCCCGCAGCAGGGCGATGACGAGGTGCGCGTAGTCGCGGCACACGCCGCGGCCCGTGCGCAGCGTCGTAAGGGCGGAGTCGGAGCCGAAGCTCTCGCCCGGCGCGTACCGCGTGGTCTCGGCGACGAAGTCCTCCACGGCATGCAGCAGGTCGAATCCGCGCAGTTGCGCGAACGGTCGCGTCTCGAGGTACAGCTCGTCGGCCTGGCAGTACCGGCTCGGACGCAGGTAGGCGAGCGTCTCGGCGACGCTCGTCGCGGGGGCGGGCGCGCATCCCTCGACGGCCCCCGCGTAGCGCAGCGTGAGGCGGCCGGGCCCGCCGGCCACGCGGTGCAGCCGGCTGCCGCAGCGGTCGACGATCTCGGTCACGGCGGCCCGTTCGCCCCCGATCGCGACCTCCAGCGACTCGCTCGCGAGGGTCGCCGGACGCGCGGCCGAGACCTGCAGGATCAGGTCGGCGCGGCCCTCGATGTCGAGGTCGATGTCGGCGGTCAGCGAGCGTTGCACCGCAGTATCTTCGCACCTCCCGGAGGGCCCGCGAACCACGTGTCGCGGACGCCCGGCGACACGCCGCACGCGCGCCGCACGGCTCAGCCGTCGGCGGCCCCGGCGTCGCCCGTCGCGATCTGATCGGCGAGCTCCCCGACCTCGTCGCCGGAGACCTCGACACCCGCATCCGCGAGCCGCTCGGCGAGCACCCGCACGAGGCGATCGCGGGGCGCCATCGCCGTGTCGTCGCGCGTCTGCACGAGGATGCCGGCGATGGTCTCGACCTCGCCCGCGTCGCGCCGCGGCATCGACGGCAGCCGCCGCTCCTGCTCGCCGGAGAGGGCGTCGGGCGCCTCGTCGACCCGCCGTGGGGCGTCGGCCGTGGGGCCGTCGTCGGCAGGCGCGTTCTCGGCGGCCGGGTCGTCGTCGGGCGGCGCCTCCTCGGCGGGACCGTTGCCGGCCGGGTCGTCGTCGGCCGGGTCGTCGAGCGGCGGCTCCTGCGGAAGACCCGTGTCGGGGTCGGTCGGGCGGTCGCGGGCGGGGTCGTCGATGCTCATCTCGCTCTCCTCTCCGCCGGTGCTCCCGGCGTCCTCCCACCCTTGTCGCGCCCGCCCGCGGAGCCGAGGGGGTTGACAGCCGTCGTCGCCATGACTACCCGGCCAGCACGGTGGGCGGTCGCCTGTCAAGCCCCCTGGCGCTGCGCCGCACCGCGCGTAGGTTGTCGGCCACGACCCCGAAGTGAGGAGCACGATCATGACCCTGGTCCGAGACGTGATGACCCCCGGCCCGCGCTGCGTGGACGAGCACAAGACGCTCGTCGAGGCCGCGCAGCTGCTGGAGTCGCTCGACGTCGGCGCGCTGCCGATCCGTGGCGATGACAACCGGCTGATCGGGATGCTGACCGACCGCGACATCGTCGTGAAGTGCCTCGCGCGCGGCGGCGACCCGGCCACGACGCGGGCCGGCGAGCTCGCCGAGGGCGTGCCCGTGACGGTCGGCGCCGACGACGACGTCTTCGCGGTGCTGGAGACCATGAAGCGGCACAAGGTGCGGCGCGTGCCGATCGTCGAGGGGCACGACCTCGTCGGCATCGTCAGCCAGGCCGACATCGCCGTGGCCCTCGCCCCGCAGCTCGCGGGCGAGACGGTCGCCGAGATCTCGGAGTGAGCCCGGCCCGCACCCCGCGGTCGATGAGCGGGAGCACTCGGTGATACCCTCGATCGGTACGCCTCCGTAGCTCAGGGGATAGAGCGCCGGTTTCCGGTACCGTAGGTCGCAGGTTCGATTCCTGTCGGGGGCACAAGCGAGGAACGGCGATTCCCGCGCTCGGCGCGACGGATCACCCGTGATCCTCCGCGTCGGCTCGCGTGCACGGCGGCGTCGCGCATCCGCGAGCGGGTCGTGGCGTCGGCGCAGGCACGAGGCGACGACGCCCGGATGCGCTAGGGCCAGCTGCCCGACGAGTCGTGCTGCGTCAGCTGGGTGCTCAGCTCGTTCGAGCTGTTGTCGGCGCTGGGGCGCGACGGCAGCTTCGAGGCCACCCGCAGCATGAGCGCGATGAACCCGATGAGCACGCCGATCGAGACCACGACGATGATCACGATGATGGCCTCGGGGGACATGAGCACCTCCGGCGTCGCGCGAGCGGGATGACGCCAGGGTACGCCGCCCCGGCGGCGGGCGGCAAGGAGACGACCGGCGACGGGCCGCGCCGGATCAGTAGGCTGTGGCCCATGAGCCGTCGTGCGCGCGTCGTCGTGAGAGGCCGCTGATGGCGGCGCTGGGCAATCCCGTCTCGCGGGCGTTCGCGCGGGTGCTGGCCGACGTGCGGGCGGGCGACCATCCGGGGCGGCTCGCCGACTACATCCCCGAGCTGGCGAAGGCCGATCCCGACGCGTTCGCGCTCTCCGCGGCATCCGTGTCGGGGCACACGTACGCCGCGGGCGACAGCACCGTGCCGTTCACGATCCAGTCGATCTCGAAGGCGTTCGTGTACGCCCTCGCGCTCGCCGAGCACGGCGTCGCCGCCGTGACGGCGCGCGTGGGCGTCGAGCCGAGCGGCGAGGCGTTCAACGCGATCAGCTTCGACGCGCAGGGCCGGCCCGCGAACCCGATGATCAACGCCGGCGCCATCGTGACGACGTCGCTCATCGCCGGCGCGACCGCCGACGAGCGGTTCGAGCGCATCCGGCGCGGGCTCTCGGCGTTCGCAGGCCGTGAGCTGCGCTGCGACGAGGCGGTCGCGGCGTCGGAGTCGGCGACGGGCGACCGCAACCGGGCGCTGGCGATGCTCGCGCGGTCGTCGGGCGCCCTCGACGGCACGGTCGACGACGCCGTCGAGGCGTACTTCCGCCAGTGCGCGCTGCTCGTCGACACGACCGATCTCGCGGTGATGGGCGCGACCCTCGCGAACGACGGCGTCAACCCGGTGACCGACCGCCGCATCGTGCCGTCGATCGTCGCCCGCGACACGCTGTCCCTCATGTCGAGCTGCGGCATGTACGACCGCTCCGGTCAGTGGCTCTTCGACGTCGGCCTCCCCGCGAAGTCGGGCGTCGGCGGCGGCATCGTCGCGGTCGCCCCCGGCGAGTACGGCATCGGCGTGTTCAGCGCGCCGCTCGACGCGGTCGGCAACAGCGCTCGCGGCGTCGCCGCGCTGCGCATGCTGTCGGAGGGGTTCGGGCTGCACCTCTTCCGGCATCCCGACCGCCCCGTCTCCCCCGTGCAGGCGGTCGAGATCGACGCGCGCACCGAGACCGTCACGATGCGGCTGCGCGGCGTGGTCGACTTCGTCGCGGCCGAGCAGATCGCCTACCAGGCGGCAGAGACGATGGATGCCACGGGCTCGCGCACGCTCGTGCTCGACGCCGCCGACGTCGCCGCGTCCACTCGCGTCGCCGCGCTGCTGCTGGGCGATCTGTTCGCGCACGTGCGCGAGGCCGGCGCCGACATCGTGGTCGTCGACCCTGAGGGCACGCTCGACCCCTCGTGACCGGAGGGTGACCGACGGGTGACGGGACCGGTGAGCGGCGTCGCGCGCCCCCGCGCGGTGCCACACTGATCGCATGGCAAGCTACCGCTGCACCGCGTGCGGCTCCTTCCTCATCCTCGAGAGCCTCACCTGTCCCCGCTGCGGCGTCGCCGTCGGCTTCCACCGCCCGTCGCTGACGTTCGCCGTGCTCGCAGACGACCTCGCCGTCGTCATCGACGGCGAGGAGTTCCACGCGTGCTCGCAGCGCGGCTGGCAGTGCAACTGGCTCGTGGGCGAGAGCGAGCGGTCGGGCCGCTGCTTCTCGTGCCGGCTCACGCGCCGCGCGCCGGCGCTCGACGACACGATCGCGCTCGAGAAGCTCGCCGACACCAAGATCGCCAAGCGCCGCCTGCTCGTGCAGCTCTTCCAGCTCGGCCTGCCGGTCACGCCGTACCACGAGAAGGAGGGCGGGCTCGCGTTCGACCTGCTGTCGAGCCGGTCGACGGGCGAGCGCGTCACGATCGGCCACGCGAACGGCGTCATCACGATCGACCTCGCCGAGACGCTCGACGCGCACCGGGAGCGACTGCGCGTGCAGCTGGGCGAGCCGTACCGCACGATGCTCGGCCACCTGCGCCACGAGGTCGGCCACTACTACCAGAACGTGCTCGTCTCCGACTGGGACGAGTGCCGTGCGCTGTTCGGGGACGAGCGGGCGAGCTATCGCGACGCGATCGACCGCCACTACCGCACGGGCGCGCCGGACGACTGGCGCGAGAGCTTCATCTCCGAGTACGCGACGATGCACCCGTGGGAGGACTTCGCCGAGTGCTTCGCCCACTACCTGCACATCACGGGCACGCTGCACACGTCGGCGCGGGCGGGCCTCGAGCTCGTGGCGAGCCACGCCGAGGAGGTCATGGCGAGCGTCGTCCCGCGCCTCGACTACGCCGATGCCGACATGCGCACCGTGCTCGACGACTGGGACCTGATCGCCACGTTCTTCAACCAGGTCAACCGCTCGATGGGACATCGCCCGCTGTATCCGTTCGTGATCAACGACGTCGTCGCGACGAAGCTCACCTACATCCACCGGCTCATCACCGGCCACGCGTAGCCCGCGGCGGCGGCCCGGTACCGTTCACGATTCAGGAGAACCGGGCGCCTGCGCGGCCCACCCGGCGTCTGGCCGCGTTTCCTCCTGAATTGTGAACGGCAGTCGGGGAGCCTCCGAGGCTCCGGGATGCCGGCACCGGGCGTTCCGGCATCCGGCCCGTTCGGCGTGCGCGTTGTCCCCGGTGGCGGCGATCAGGAAAAAAGTGCGTGCGAACGTACGATTCGCGCACGCGCGGAATCGTTGCGACGTCGTTCCCCGAAAGTCGGCTTCATCGTCTCGACACGAACGGGAGAAGCAGCAATGGGCGGCGAGAGCGGCAGGACCTCGTCTGACGAGATCGTTCCGATCGCGACGTCGCGTCGTCGTCCGATCGCCGCGGGCGCGGCCCGTTCGCGCGGCGACGGGGTCCGGGCCCCGCGGGGCATCGCCGCATGACCCGCGAAGCCGAGGTGCGGTGAAGGCCGCGCCCTCCGCAGGCCGTGGGACGGATGCCGATCACGGGCCGACGAGCGTCCCTCCGATCGAGCCCGCGCGACCGGTGTCCGACGCGGCGCCGCGGCGCGAGCACCCCATGGTGATCCTCGACCAGCGGCTGCACCGCCACGGACGGAGCGAGGCCCGTCTCGACGCCCACGACGCCGACGCCTTCGACGACCTCCGCCGAGGCGGCCTGTCGCTGCGGCCCCGGAACGCGCACGAGCCGGTCGTCGTGCGGTGGCGGCTCTTCGGCGAGTCGCTGGTGATGCGCATCGCGGGCGCGACCGTCGGCGTCCGGCCGCCGCCCGAGAGCAGCGAGGTGCCCTTCTACCTCGCCTACACGCCGGCCATGACGCCGGCCGCCGGTCTCGGTCCGCAACGACGGGCGATGCTCGTCGACGGCGAGCTCCCCTGCGACATCCCCGGGAGCGCCGGCGCCCCGACGACGCTCGTCGGCATCGCACGCTCCCCGTTCGGGGCGCCGCTCACCGTGTGGCAGGGCCGATCGATCACCCCCGTGTCCGCGGAGCGCACCGTGACGCTTCGGCCCGTGACGCAGTTCGTCGACGCTCTCGTCAAGCTCCGGCAGGCACCGGGCCGGCGCGAGATGGCGAGGATCGGCGACATCCTCGTGCAGATGGTCACGCACGCCGCGCTCTCGACCTGGGACGAGCATGCGGCCGCGATCGCCGGCGCGGACTCATACCTCGCGACCGCGGCGCTCAGCTACATCGCCCAGTACTACACCGATCCCGCGCTCTCGCCGCAGAGCGTCGCGCATGCACTCGGCGTCGGCCTGCGCACCCTTCAGTCGGCGCTCGCGACCGTGGGAACCACCCCGGCGCAGAGGATCGCGTCGCACCGGCTCGGGCATGCCGCGCACTGCCTGAGCGATCCCGCGTACGACGGGATGAGCGTCGCCCACCTCGCCCGGCTCACGGGCTTCCTCAACGCCGACACGTTCCGCCGTGCGTTCGCGCGGCAGTTCGGGGTCTCGCCCGTCGCCTACCGGCGCGGCCGGTCTGCGCAGCTCGCGCGCGCATAGCCGGTCCGGCGGGCGCGGATGCCAAAGCGCGGATGCCAAAGGGCGGATGCCGGGGCCCGGCGCCACACGCCGTCACACGCGGGCGGGGCCGTTTACCTCGCACGGTGCCGCGGGTAGCGTCGGGACCATGAGCACCCCCGACATCGACACCGCAGACAAGGCCGACACCGCTGACAAGGCACAGACGCTGAAGCGGCTGCACGAGGCGCCGGAGATCCTCCGCGTCGTCAACGTGTGGGACGCGATCACCGCGAAGGTCGTGACCGAGACGCCCGGCACGCGCGCGATCGCGACCGCAGGGCACTCGATCGCCGCGAGCCACGGCTTCGCCGACGGCGAGATCCCGCTCGACCTGTCGCTCGCCGCGATCGAGCGCATCGTGCAGGCGACCCCGCTGCCGGTCACCGCCGACCTCGACGCCGGCTACGGCGACCCCGCCGAGACCGTGCGGCGCGCGATCGGCGTCGGCGCGGTCGGCGCGAACGTCGAGGACCGGCTCGTGCCGCTGGCCGAGGCCGCGGCGAACGTCGCCGCGATCGTGGCGGCCGCCGAGGCCGAGGGCGTCGCGTTCCAGCTCAACGCCCGCACCGACGCGTTCGTGCGCGGCGGCGACCGCCCGCTCGACGAGAAGATCGACGACGCGATCGCCCGCGGCCGGGCGTTCCTCGAGGCCGGCGCGGCGCTGGTCTTCGTGCCGGGCGTGCTCGACCGCGAGGTCACCGAACGCCTCGTCGCCGGGCTCGGCGCGGGACGCCTCAGCGTGATCGGGCTGCCCGGCGCCCTGTCCGCCGCGGAGTACGAGGCGCTCGGCGTCGCCCGCATCTCGTACGGCCCCACGACGCAGCGCGTCGCCCTGCGCGCGCTGCGCGACCTCGCGGCCGATCTCTACGCCGACGGCGTCATCCCCGCCGACACGCCCGCGCTCAACTGAGCCGGCCGGCCGGCGTCGTGGGGCTCACTCGTCGCCGACGAGCTTGAGCCCCACGATGCAGCCGACCAGGCCGAGGATCAGCAGCATGCGCACGAGCGAGAACCGCTCGTCGCCCGTGATCATCGCGTAGCCGACGGTGAGCGACGCGCCGACGCCCACCCACACCGCGTAGGCGGTGCCGGTGGGG contains:
- a CDS encoding LmeA family phospholipid-binding protein, which encodes MSDAHPTQPLPPAAVPSARSSSAALRRRRRRRRLWPWVAVVLVLLLLVAGWFIAEPIVRGMVVDTVRTETIKALDLPADQQLDVELEGQVLPQLIMGRLDALTVSSDEVTLGPLTGAVVVHGTGIPIRGGGAADTASATLRLNEQQVRDLLATVEGLPAATVTLDEPVVRFETELQVLVTVPVGVSLRPSAVGGDLVLTPDSLRVGGADIPAQALVDQFGAIARTVVRDWDVCIAQYLPAGVTLDRVEVKGKEIVADAVIDGRIVSDPTLQDNGVCD
- a CDS encoding arginine--tRNA ligase, with translation MNPDALSAALLTVIVPLAEARRPGAVEGLTAADLPLERPKNRDHGDWASNAALKLAKAVGANPRELAAEIATALEGVDGVASVEVAGPGFINIRLDAAAAGALARTIVEQGAAYGTNDTQRGATINLEFVSANPTGPMHIGHTRWAALGDAIARVLLASGATLVREFYINDAGAQMDRFGRSVLASVKGEPTPEDGYPGSYIDDLGRRVLALQPDLLGLPDPETVARDLAYELQLGDLQASLEKFNVHFDVWFSERTLHARGEDGGPSLVDEAVDRLRAQGHVFDAEGAVWVRTTDFGDDKDRVIRRSNGEYTYFAADAAYYLNKGDRGFAHKIYLLGADHHGYVHRLKALAGAAGDDPEKDIEVLIGQLVSVNGARLSKRAGNIIELDDLRDWLGTDALRYSLARYPADSPLTLDPDVLTKRTNDNPVFYVQYAHARTHNVARNAADSGVTRDAFAPELLTHETESALLGALQEFPRIVAFAADVREPHRVARYLEELAGLYHRWYDNCRVTPLGDEEVTDLHRTRLWLNDATGQVLRNGLDLLGVSAPERM
- a CDS encoding transglutaminase-like domain-containing protein, which codes for MQRSLTADIDLDIEGRADLILQVSAARPATLASESLEVAIGGERAAVTEIVDRCGSRLHRVAGGPGRLTLRYAGAVEGCAPAPATSVAETLAYLRPSRYCQADELYLETRPFAQLRGFDLLHAVEDFVAETTRYAPGESFGSDSALTTLRTGRGVCRDYAHLVIALLRARDVPARYASCYAPGLVPMDFHAVAEAYVEGEWYALDATRLADRRTLVRIATGRDAADCAFVSSYGGSVWLRSLRVDAHLAAGGGVAATPDDHREPVVMS
- a CDS encoding CBS domain-containing protein, producing MTLVRDVMTPGPRCVDEHKTLVEAAQLLESLDVGALPIRGDDNRLIGMLTDRDIVVKCLARGGDPATTRAGELAEGVPVTVGADDDVFAVLETMKRHKVRRVPIVEGHDLVGIVSQADIAVALAPQLAGETVAEISE
- the glsA gene encoding glutaminase A, which produces MAALGNPVSRAFARVLADVRAGDHPGRLADYIPELAKADPDAFALSAASVSGHTYAAGDSTVPFTIQSISKAFVYALALAEHGVAAVTARVGVEPSGEAFNAISFDAQGRPANPMINAGAIVTTSLIAGATADERFERIRRGLSAFAGRELRCDEAVAASESATGDRNRALAMLARSSGALDGTVDDAVEAYFRQCALLVDTTDLAVMGATLANDGVNPVTDRRIVPSIVARDTLSLMSSCGMYDRSGQWLFDVGLPAKSGVGGGIVAVAPGEYGIGVFSAPLDAVGNSARGVAALRMLSEGFGLHLFRHPDRPVSPVQAVEIDARTETVTMRLRGVVDFVAAEQIAYQAAETMDATGSRTLVLDAADVAASTRVAALLLGDLFAHVREAGADIVVVDPEGTLDPS
- a CDS encoding zinc-binding metallopeptidase family protein gives rise to the protein MASYRCTACGSFLILESLTCPRCGVAVGFHRPSLTFAVLADDLAVVIDGEEFHACSQRGWQCNWLVGESERSGRCFSCRLTRRAPALDDTIALEKLADTKIAKRRLLVQLFQLGLPVTPYHEKEGGLAFDLLSSRSTGERVTIGHANGVITIDLAETLDAHRERLRVQLGEPYRTMLGHLRHEVGHYYQNVLVSDWDECRALFGDERASYRDAIDRHYRTGAPDDWRESFISEYATMHPWEDFAECFAHYLHITGTLHTSARAGLELVASHAEEVMASVVPRLDYADADMRTVLDDWDLIATFFNQVNRSMGHRPLYPFVINDVVATKLTYIHRLITGHA
- a CDS encoding helix-turn-helix domain-containing protein, with protein sequence MKAAPSAGRGTDADHGPTSVPPIEPARPVSDAAPRREHPMVILDQRLHRHGRSEARLDAHDADAFDDLRRGGLSLRPRNAHEPVVVRWRLFGESLVMRIAGATVGVRPPPESSEVPFYLAYTPAMTPAAGLGPQRRAMLVDGELPCDIPGSAGAPTTLVGIARSPFGAPLTVWQGRSITPVSAERTVTLRPVTQFVDALVKLRQAPGRREMARIGDILVQMVTHAALSTWDEHAAAIAGADSYLATAALSYIAQYYTDPALSPQSVAHALGVGLRTLQSALATVGTTPAQRIASHRLGHAAHCLSDPAYDGMSVAHLARLTGFLNADTFRRAFARQFGVSPVAYRRGRSAQLARA
- a CDS encoding isocitrate lyase/PEP mutase family protein, coding for MSTPDIDTADKADTADKAQTLKRLHEAPEILRVVNVWDAITAKVVTETPGTRAIATAGHSIAASHGFADGEIPLDLSLAAIERIVQATPLPVTADLDAGYGDPAETVRRAIGVGAVGANVEDRLVPLAEAAANVAAIVAAAEAEGVAFQLNARTDAFVRGGDRPLDEKIDDAIARGRAFLEAGAALVFVPGVLDREVTERLVAGLGAGRLSVIGLPGALSAAEYEALGVARISYGPTTQRVALRALRDLAADLYADGVIPADTPALN
- a CDS encoding DMT family transporter; amino-acid sequence: MSWIVLILSGVLEAVWATALGKSEGLTRLWPSVVFLAALAVSMGGLAWAMREIPTGTAYAVWVGVGASLTVGYAMITGDERFSLVRMLLILGLVGCIVGLKLVGDE